From the genome of Candidatus Eisenbacteria bacterium:
AGGTGCGCGCGCCCATCACGATCCGCGGCGTCGAGCCGGGCACGACCGTGTTCCCCGACCGCGAAGCATCGAGCACCGCGATCGCGAACCATCCGCTCCTGGCCGAGCCCGAAGGATTCCACGCCCTCGAGGGCGGCGAGGCCTCGCTCCGGCCCGAGACCGCGGGCGGCGTCTACCTCCGCGGCGGCGCCGCCGATCAGACGGCGTTCCTGATCGACGGCGTTCCGGTCCTGAGTCCGTATCACGCCGGCGGGATCTCGAGCGCGTGGAACACCGATGCGCTCTCGCGCGTCTACCTGCGCGCGAGCGACCCATGGTCCTCGGCGCCCGGGGCGCTGTCGGGCACGATCGAAGGAGTCACGCGCGAGCCGGGTCCGGTGGCGCGCTCCCAGGGGAGCATCAGCACGACGCAGGCGCGCATCACGTTCGACGGGCCGCTGGCCGGCGGCGGCTACGTGCTCAGCGCCCGCGGCGGCGTGCACGATCTGGTGGCGCCGAGCGGCGAGCGCTCGTACCTCTCCGGTGGCGTCGGCGACGCTCTCGCCAAGCTCGAGACTCCCGCCTTCGGCGGGCGCGCGCGTGCGCTCTACTACGGCAACACCAACCAGATCGGCACCGCCGCCGCCGCCGAGGAGACCCCTCCCGCGGCGCCGCGCAACGACTTCGATTGGGACGGACGCTCCTTCGGGCTCGACTGGCGCCGTGATCACATCCGCGTGCTCGGCTGGTCGGCCAGCGGCGATGCGACCGCGGACTGGGACATGCCGGTGGGTCGGCTCTCGATGGAGGGCGAACGTCAGGACGCCGGCGTGCGGCTGGCGCTGCATAGCGAGGGCGCCCTGGCGAGCAGCGCGCTCGAGCTCGACTGGAGGACGAGCCGCACCCGTTACCGCACCGTTCCCGACTCGGCGGGCGTACCCTTCGCGCTCGATTCCGACTTTCCGATCGCCACGCTGGCCGTGCGGCAGACGCTGCACGTCGGCGCCGGGATGGAGCTCGACAGCTACATCCCGGCGGAATTCGCCGAAGGCCTGACGCGTGCGGCGCCGCAGGTGCGTCTGCGCTGGAACAAGTCGCCGAGCCTCACGTTCCTCCTCGCCTATCTGCGCACGCATCAGTACGCCCAGTCGCTGCGCAACCCCGAGTCGGTGGTCGACCATGTGTTCCCGGCCGACGTCACGATCGGCAGCGCCGCGGCCGGGATCCCGGTGGCCGAGAGCGACCAGCGACTGATCGCCGCCGACTGGCGATGGCGGGCCGGCATACGGCTCGGGCTCGAAGCCTACGATCGCGACTCGCGCAACCTGCTGCTCGTCGCGCCGCGCGACGGCGAGCCATTCAGCACCGGCGGGTTCGTGATCGGCAGCAGCCGCTCGCAGGGCATCGCGCTCGACCTCGCCGCGGGCTCGGCGCGCTGGGCGGTGGTCGCCAGCTACGGCTGGCAGGACGTCAGGCTCTTCTACGGCGACTCGAGCTACGTGCCGGAGCACGGCGCGAAGCATCGCTTCGAAGGCGGCGTCATCGTTCACCCGAGCGCCACCAGCTCGGTGCGGCTCGGCGCATGGGTCGAGACCGGTCGTCGCACCACGTCGATCCCGACCGCGTTCGAGTGGGAGTCCTGCAACCTGCTCGACGAGGGCTGCGAGTTCGGCGGCAGCCCGCACTACGGGAACGAGCCGCTGGGCGGGACCCCGCTCCCGGCCTACGCTCGCGTCGACCTCGGCGTGCGCAAACACTGGCACGCCAGGGTGGCCGGACGCGATGGATCGATTGCCCTGTTCGGCACCTACAGCAATCTCTTCAGCCGCGAGAACCTGCTGACCTATGCCTACGATCCCAGCACCGGGGAGCAGGTGGGGGTGGAGCTGCGGCCGGCCGCGCTGCTGGTGATCGGCATCGACTGGCGCTGGTAGCGGCCGCGCCTCGGGGCGGGCGTCATGTCACGAATCGGGCCGGTCGCGGGTTCCTCGGCAGGGGCCATCGCGGCGACGGACCGGAGGCAAGCATTTGGCGAGATCTGGCGAGTCCGGAGCCCGCGAAGGCTCATCGGCGGAGTCGATCCGATCGTTCCACGACCGGTTCGTGGAGCTGTTCGGGCTCCATCATCCGCGCCTGCTGCGCGTCATGGTCCGCCTGAGCGGAGACCCGGAGCTGGCCGCCGATCTGGTGCAGGAGGCATTCGTGAGTCTCTATCGGCGCGGCGCGCTGCCCGACGCGCTGGAGGCCTGGCTGATCACCGTGGCGCTCAATCGGCTCCGCAACGAGCGCGCCTCGCGGGGACGCCGCGCGCGTTTGATCCTGACCCACGCGAATCCCGCGCCCCCGTCTCCGCCCGTGACGCTCGGCGAGGCGGCCGCGGCCGACACCACCCGGCGTGCCGTACGCGCCGCGCTCGAGAGGCTGACGGAGCGCGAACGGCAGCTCCTGGTGTTGCGTTCCGAAGGCTATCCCTATCGCGAGATCGCGGTGGCGCTCGGCATGAACGAGGCCAGCGTCGGCACGCTGCTGGCCCGCGCGCGGCGCGCGTTCCTCGCCGCCTACGAGGGGCGCGATGCATCTCGATGACGAGCGCCTGCAGCGACTGACCGATGGCGAGATGTCCCCGGCCGAGCGCGCCGCCGCGCTCGAGCACCTGGCTTCCTGTGCGGCATGCGCACGCATGCGGCTCGAGGCCGAGAACGAGGAGCGGCGAACGCAAGACCTTCTGCGCGAGCTCGACATGCCGGCGCCCGCGCTCGATGTCGAGACGGTGGTCGCGGTCGCGGCGGACCGGACGGCTCCTGCGAGGCTTCATGACCCGGCGCGTGGGTTCGAGCGGCGCCCGGCGCGCCTGCGCTGGGCGGCCGCCGCGGCATTCGCCGCGGCTCTCGCAGGCGCGGCCTTTGCGCTTCCCGGCTCGCCGGTGCCCCGCCTGCTGCGCGAGGTCGTCGCGCGGTTGCGGCACCCGGCCCCGGCTCCGGAGACGGCGCCGGGAGAGCCGAACGTGGCCGGCATCGCGATCACGCCGGGCGAGCGGCTGATGATCGAGCTTCAGCCGAGCGGTCAGGAGGGCCTGGTCACGGTGCGGTTGATCGAAGGCGCAACGCTGTCGATCCGTGCGCCGAGCGGTGGCGCCACGTTCACCTCGGACGTGGATCGCGTGCAGGTGCAGCACCTGGGAGGGGCGATCGACATCGATGTCCCTCGCGGGGCGCCCCTCGTCGAGGTTCAGGTCGATGGTGTGCCGCGGTTTCGCAAGGAGGGCTCGCGCGTCACGCTCGCCGAGCCGCTGGGGTATGGAACCTGGCGCATTCCTCTGGCGTCGCGCTGAACCCTGTCACAAGCCCGGGCACTCACGGGCTCCTCTGACGTCCGCGGACACGTCGCGCGTCCGCGCCACGAAGGAGGATCCCATGAAGGCTGCTCGAATCGTTCACGCGGGCCTGTTCGCGCTCGCCTTGCTCGGCCTCGGTTGCGGCCGGAACGCCAATCCCCTCGCCACGGCGCCGGATCAGGACGGAGCCCTGGCCGGGGTCAGCTCGAACCTGGTCACGCTGCCCTTCGACGCCGCGAACTTCGCGAACCCGGCGGCCAATCCGTTGTTCCCGCTGGCGCCAGGCACGACATACACCTATCGCGGCATCTCCAAGGACGGGGAGGAGCGCAACGTCGTCGAGATCACGCACCGCACCAAGACGATCGTCGGCGTCGCCACCATCGTGGTCCATGATCAGGTGTTCCTCGAGGACGGCTCGCTCGCCGAGGACACGTTCGACTGGTACGCGGCCGACAAGGACGGGAACGTGTGGTACTTCGGCGAGGACACCAAGGAGTACGACCACGGCACGCTGGTCACGACCGCCGGCTCGTGGGAAGCAGGAAAGAACGGCGCCAGGCCGGGCATCATCATGCTGGCTCGCCCGCAGGCCGGCGATCAGTACAAGCAGGAGGACTCGCCCGGCA
Proteins encoded in this window:
- a CDS encoding zf-HC2 domain-containing protein translates to MHLDDERLQRLTDGEMSPAERAAALEHLASCAACARMRLEAENEERRTQDLLRELDMPAPALDVETVVAVAADRTAPARLHDPARGFERRPARLRWAAAAAFAAALAGAAFALPGSPVPRLLREVVARLRHPAPAPETAPGEPNVAGIAITPGERLMIELQPSGQEGLVTVRLIEGATLSIRAPSGGATFTSDVDRVQVQHLGGAIDIDVPRGAPLVEVQVDGVPRFRKEGSRVTLAEPLGYGTWRIPLASR
- a CDS encoding TonB-dependent receptor, giving the protein MDLLLALAFLAAAPSGSAGIAGTVRDAETAQPLAGAAVLLPELERGTLTDSAGRYVLSPVPPGPHHLEVRLLGYSPRVLHALVPSAGALSIDVALRAQPVSTHSVEVRAPITIRGVEPGTTVFPDREASSTAIANHPLLAEPEGFHALEGGEASLRPETAGGVYLRGGAADQTAFLIDGVPVLSPYHAGGISSAWNTDALSRVYLRASDPWSSAPGALSGTIEGVTREPGPVARSQGSISTTQARITFDGPLAGGGYVLSARGGVHDLVAPSGERSYLSGGVGDALAKLETPAFGGRARALYYGNTNQIGTAAAAEETPPAAPRNDFDWDGRSFGLDWRRDHIRVLGWSASGDATADWDMPVGRLSMEGERQDAGVRLALHSEGALASSALELDWRTSRTRYRTVPDSAGVPFALDSDFPIATLAVRQTLHVGAGMELDSYIPAEFAEGLTRAAPQVRLRWNKSPSLTFLLAYLRTHQYAQSLRNPESVVDHVFPADVTIGSAAAGIPVAESDQRLIAADWRWRAGIRLGLEAYDRDSRNLLLVAPRDGEPFSTGGFVIGSSRSQGIALDLAAGSARWAVVASYGWQDVRLFYGDSSYVPEHGAKHRFEGGVIVHPSATSSVRLGAWVETGRRTTSIPTAFEWESCNLLDEGCEFGGSPHYGNEPLGGTPLPAYARVDLGVRKHWHARVAGRDGSIALFGTYSNLFSRENLLTYAYDPSTGEQVGVELRPAALLVIGIDWRW
- a CDS encoding sigma-70 family RNA polymerase sigma factor — encoded protein: MARSGESGAREGSSAESIRSFHDRFVELFGLHHPRLLRVMVRLSGDPELAADLVQEAFVSLYRRGALPDALEAWLITVALNRLRNERASRGRRARLILTHANPAPPSPPVTLGEAAAADTTRRAVRAALERLTERERQLLVLRSEGYPYREIAVALGMNEASVGTLLARARRAFLAAYEGRDASR